A stretch of Vigna angularis cultivar LongXiaoDou No.4 chromosome 4, ASM1680809v1, whole genome shotgun sequence DNA encodes these proteins:
- the LOC108322307 gene encoding heterogeneous nuclear ribonucleoprotein Q isoform X2, with the protein MSEGAEIDERVDLDEENFMEEIDDDVEEQIDDDGVDGGEDENAEGSVEEHEYEDSTADVGEKDQLPEAEKSDIATEFGDDDQKPSFIDEDEKEKHNELLALPPHGSEVFIGGLPRDVCEDDLRDLCEPMGDILEVRLMKDRDTGENKGYAFVAFKTKEVAQKAIEEIHSREFKGKTLRCSLSETKHRLFIGNVPKTWTEDDFRKVIEGVGPGVENIELIKDPQNPSRNRGFAFVLYYNNACADYSRQKMSNASFKLDGNTPTVTWADPKNSPDHSASSQVKALYVKNIPENVTTEQLKELFRRHGEVTKVVMPPGKAGGKRDFGFIHYAERSSALKAVKDTEKYEIDGQVLEVVLAKPQADKKPDGGYGYNPGLHPSHLPHPAYGNFSGNPYGSLGAGYGVGGGYQQPMIYGRGPMPAGMQMVPMVLPDGRIGYVLQQPGVQAPPSRPRRTDRSNGPSGQPGRGGSGNDEGNRSRRA; encoded by the exons ATGTCAGAAGGTGCAGAAATTGACGAGCGAGTGGACCttgatgaagaaaatttcaTGGAAGAGATCGATGATGATGTTGAAGAACAAATAGATGACGACGGAGTGGATGGAGGTGAAGATGAAAACGCTGAAGGTAGTGTTGAGGAACATGAATACGAGGACTCAACAGCAGACGTTGGTGAGAAGGACCAATTACCTGAAGCAGAAAAAAGTGACATTGCCACTGAATTTggtgatgatgatcaaaaaccgTCATTCatcgatgaagatgagaaagagaAGCATAACGAACTTCTTGCCCTTCCACCTCATGGTTCCGAAGTCTTTATTGGTGGACTTCCTCGGGATGTATGTGAAGATGATTTAAGGGATTTGTGCGAGCCGATGGGTGACATTCTTGAG GTACGATTAATGAAAGACAGGGACACTGGTGAAAACAAGGGTTATGCCTTTGttgcttttaaaacaaaagaGGTAGCACAAAAGGCAATCGAGGAGATACATAGCAGGGAATTTAAG GGTAAAACTTTGAGGTGTTCACTTTCTGAAACCAAACACAGATTATTCATTGGTAATGTTCCAAAAACATGGACGGAAGATGACTTTAGGAAAGTCATTGAAGGAGTTGGTCCAGGAGTTGAAAACATCGAGCTCATAAAG GACCCTCAAAATCCAAGTAGGAATCGTGgatttgcttttgttttgtattacaATAATGCATGTGCTGATTATTCTCGGCAAAAGATGTcaaatgcaagctttaagctgGATGGCAATACACCCACTGTCACATGGGCAGATCCAAAGAACTCTCCTGATCATTCTGCTTCTTCACAG GTTAAAGCTCTGTACGTCAAGAACATACCAGAGAATGTTACCACCGAACAACTGAAGGAACTATTCCGTCGCCATGGAGAAGTAACAAAAGTGGTCATGCCACCTGGCAAAGCTGGAGGAAAACGCGATTTTGGCTTCATTCATTATGCAGAGAGGTCAAGTGCATTGAAAGCTGTAAAAGATACTGAGAAATATGAAATTGATG GACAAGTTCTTGAAGTTGTTCTTGCTAAGCCTCAAGCTGATAAAAAACCAGACGGAGGGTACGGCTACAATCCTGGACTGCATCCAAGCCATCTTCCTCATCCTGCGTATGGTAACTTTTCTGGAAATCCTTATGGCTCTTTAGGGGCTGGATATGGTGTTGGTGGTGGTTATCAACAG CCAATGATATATGGTAGGGGTCCAATGCCAGCAGGAATGCAAATGGTTCCAATGGTGTTACCAGACGGTCGAATTGGCTATGTCCT TCAACAACCTGGTGTACAAGCGCCACCCAGCCGACCACGCAGAACTGATCGGAGTAATGGTCCAAGTGGGCAGCCAGGGCGAGGAGGTAGTGGCAATGATGAAGGCAATCGTAGTAGAAG GGCTTAA
- the LOC108322307 gene encoding heterogeneous nuclear ribonucleoprotein Q isoform X1, translating to MSEGAEIDERVDLDEENFMEEIDDDVEEQIDDDGVDGGEDENAEGSVEEHEYEDSTADVGEKDQLPEAEKSDIATEFGDDDQKPSFIDEDEKEKHNELLALPPHGSEVFIGGLPRDVCEDDLRDLCEPMGDILEVRLMKDRDTGENKGYAFVAFKTKEVAQKAIEEIHSREFKGKTLRCSLSETKHRLFIGNVPKTWTEDDFRKVIEGVGPGVENIELIKDPQNPSRNRGFAFVLYYNNACADYSRQKMSNASFKLDGNTPTVTWADPKNSPDHSASSQVKALYVKNIPENVTTEQLKELFRRHGEVTKVVMPPGKAGGKRDFGFIHYAERSSALKAVKDTEKYEIDGQVLEVVLAKPQADKKPDGGYGYNPGLHPSHLPHPAYGNFSGNPYGSLGAGYGVGGGYQQPMIYGRGPMPAGMQMVPMVLPDGRIGYVLQQPGVQAPPSRPRRTDRSNGPSGQPGRGGSGNDEGNRSRRYRPY from the exons ATGTCAGAAGGTGCAGAAATTGACGAGCGAGTGGACCttgatgaagaaaatttcaTGGAAGAGATCGATGATGATGTTGAAGAACAAATAGATGACGACGGAGTGGATGGAGGTGAAGATGAAAACGCTGAAGGTAGTGTTGAGGAACATGAATACGAGGACTCAACAGCAGACGTTGGTGAGAAGGACCAATTACCTGAAGCAGAAAAAAGTGACATTGCCACTGAATTTggtgatgatgatcaaaaaccgTCATTCatcgatgaagatgagaaagagaAGCATAACGAACTTCTTGCCCTTCCACCTCATGGTTCCGAAGTCTTTATTGGTGGACTTCCTCGGGATGTATGTGAAGATGATTTAAGGGATTTGTGCGAGCCGATGGGTGACATTCTTGAG GTACGATTAATGAAAGACAGGGACACTGGTGAAAACAAGGGTTATGCCTTTGttgcttttaaaacaaaagaGGTAGCACAAAAGGCAATCGAGGAGATACATAGCAGGGAATTTAAG GGTAAAACTTTGAGGTGTTCACTTTCTGAAACCAAACACAGATTATTCATTGGTAATGTTCCAAAAACATGGACGGAAGATGACTTTAGGAAAGTCATTGAAGGAGTTGGTCCAGGAGTTGAAAACATCGAGCTCATAAAG GACCCTCAAAATCCAAGTAGGAATCGTGgatttgcttttgttttgtattacaATAATGCATGTGCTGATTATTCTCGGCAAAAGATGTcaaatgcaagctttaagctgGATGGCAATACACCCACTGTCACATGGGCAGATCCAAAGAACTCTCCTGATCATTCTGCTTCTTCACAG GTTAAAGCTCTGTACGTCAAGAACATACCAGAGAATGTTACCACCGAACAACTGAAGGAACTATTCCGTCGCCATGGAGAAGTAACAAAAGTGGTCATGCCACCTGGCAAAGCTGGAGGAAAACGCGATTTTGGCTTCATTCATTATGCAGAGAGGTCAAGTGCATTGAAAGCTGTAAAAGATACTGAGAAATATGAAATTGATG GACAAGTTCTTGAAGTTGTTCTTGCTAAGCCTCAAGCTGATAAAAAACCAGACGGAGGGTACGGCTACAATCCTGGACTGCATCCAAGCCATCTTCCTCATCCTGCGTATGGTAACTTTTCTGGAAATCCTTATGGCTCTTTAGGGGCTGGATATGGTGTTGGTGGTGGTTATCAACAG CCAATGATATATGGTAGGGGTCCAATGCCAGCAGGAATGCAAATGGTTCCAATGGTGTTACCAGACGGTCGAATTGGCTATGTCCT TCAACAACCTGGTGTACAAGCGCCACCCAGCCGACCACGCAGAACTGATCGGAGTAATGGTCCAAGTGGGCAGCCAGGGCGAGGAGGTAGTGGCAATGATGAAGGCAATCGTAGTAGAAGGTATCGACCCTATTAG